A stretch of Alkalicella caledoniensis DNA encodes these proteins:
- a CDS encoding DNA methylase produces MKNRTYMAFDLKSFYASVECIERGLDPMTTNLVVADASRTEKTICLAVSPSLKGYGISGRARLFEVVQKVREVNALRKSKAPGRVSSGASFNDSELKSSPSISLDYIVAQPQMARYIEYSTQIYNIYLKYIAPEDLHVYSIDEVFIDATNYLNTYNLSARELATKMITDVIKTTGITATAGIGTNLYLCKIAMDIQAKNTPADQNGVRVAELDEMSYRHLLWSHRPLTDFWRVGKGYAKKLEDQGLFTMGDIARCSLGKATDYYNEDLLYKLFGINAELLIDHAWGWEPCTIADIKAYKPSTNSIGSGQVLQSAYTFDKAKLIVREMTDLLVLDLVDKRLVTDQLVLTVGYDIENLSNSKETKSYHGKITTDHYGRAVPKSAHGTTNLGRQTSSTKLIMGAVTELFERIVDKNLLVRRVNIAANHVVDEANAKEKDTYEQLDLFTDYETVNVKKEEEEAELAREKKIQKAMLQIKKKYGKNAVLRGMNLEEGATTIDRNKQIGGHKA; encoded by the coding sequence ATGAAGAATAGAACCTATATGGCATTTGATTTAAAATCCTTTTATGCTTCGGTGGAGTGTATAGAACGAGGACTTGATCCCATGACAACTAACCTAGTTGTTGCTGATGCAAGCCGTACAGAAAAAACCATCTGCCTCGCTGTATCTCCCTCATTAAAAGGGTACGGCATTTCTGGTAGGGCGAGGCTGTTTGAGGTAGTGCAGAAGGTCAGGGAAGTAAACGCATTACGAAAAAGCAAAGCACCGGGGCGAGTTTCTTCCGGTGCTTCCTTCAACGATTCTGAATTGAAATCCTCACCGAGTATCTCCCTTGACTATATTGTTGCTCAGCCTCAAATGGCGCGTTATATAGAGTACAGTACACAGATTTACAATATCTATTTGAAGTACATCGCCCCTGAAGATCTTCATGTTTACTCCATTGATGAGGTATTCATTGATGCTACCAATTATTTGAACACCTACAATCTTTCAGCCCGTGAACTTGCCACGAAAATGATTACGGATGTTATTAAAACCACCGGTATTACTGCAACAGCTGGAATTGGCACAAATCTGTATCTTTGCAAGATAGCTATGGATATTCAGGCAAAGAATACCCCAGCTGATCAAAACGGTGTGCGGGTAGCTGAACTTGACGAAATGAGTTATCGCCATTTGCTTTGGTCACACCGGCCCCTAACTGACTTTTGGCGTGTTGGCAAAGGTTACGCCAAGAAACTGGAGGATCAAGGTCTCTTTACTATGGGAGATATTGCAAGATGCTCCCTAGGTAAAGCCACCGATTATTACAATGAGGATTTACTGTACAAATTGTTCGGCATCAATGCTGAGTTGTTAATCGACCATGCATGGGGATGGGAACCATGTACTATCGCTGATATTAAAGCATATAAGCCAAGTACAAACAGTATTGGATCGGGGCAAGTGTTGCAATCTGCCTATACCTTTGACAAAGCGAAGCTGATTGTGCGGGAAATGACCGATCTCCTTGTCCTCGATTTAGTGGACAAAAGGCTTGTGACGGACCAGCTTGTTTTGACAGTTGGATATGATATTGAAAATCTGTCAAACTCTAAAGAAACGAAATCATATCACGGGAAGATTACCACTGACCACTATGGGCGTGCTGTTCCGAAATCTGCACATGGAACCACAAATCTTGGTAGACAGACATCCTCTACAAAGCTAATCATGGGTGCCGTCACAGAGTTGTTTGAGCGCATCGTTGATAAAAATCTCCTGGTCAGGAGAGTCAACATTGCAGCGAATCATGTTGTGGATGAGGCAAATGCTAAAGAAAAAGATACATATGAACAGCTTGATCTCTTTACAGATTACGAGACTGTGAATGTGAAAAAAGAGGAAGAAGAAGCCGAACTTGCACGTGAAAAAAAGATTCAGAAAGCAATGCTTCAGATAAAAAAGAAATACGGCAAAAACGCCGTTCTAAGGGGTATGAATCTGGAGGAAGGGGCTACCACAATAGACCGAAACAAGCAGATTGGAGGGCATAAGGCATGA
- the istB gene encoding IS21-like element helper ATPase IstB: MSKINVNAETIALYAKQLKVPSFNRYDDVIRQLDNNKSYENFLIELLKMESLSRMESSQKRKINAAKFPYIKTFDELNLNRYEYVSEACFHELATCDFVRKRQNIVMIGNTGRGKTHCSIALGIKACMQGLNVKFYTAANLSNELIEAMEYKRLLKFEKQLAKTDLLIIDEMSYLTFNRHQSELLFKVVADRAEKRSVIVSTNLKFSEWTTLFENETMVAALVDRLTFRSHVLNMNGTSYRSENSEQDLG; this comes from the coding sequence ATGAGTAAAATAAATGTAAATGCAGAGACGATTGCGCTTTACGCAAAGCAGTTAAAAGTACCTTCTTTCAACAGGTACGACGATGTAATACGGCAGTTAGATAACAATAAAAGCTATGAGAACTTTCTCATAGAACTGCTAAAAATGGAGTCATTATCAAGAATGGAAAGCAGCCAAAAGAGGAAGATAAATGCCGCAAAGTTCCCCTACATAAAAACATTCGACGAACTTAATTTAAACAGATACGAATATGTTTCAGAGGCGTGTTTCCACGAGCTTGCTACATGTGATTTTGTTAGAAAGAGACAAAACATAGTCATGATTGGTAACACTGGAAGAGGAAAAACTCACTGCTCGATTGCTCTAGGAATAAAGGCCTGTATGCAGGGATTAAATGTTAAGTTCTATACTGCTGCTAACTTATCTAATGAACTAATTGAGGCCATGGAGTATAAACGCCTACTTAAGTTTGAAAAACAGTTAGCTAAAACAGATTTATTGATTATCGACGAAATGTCGTATTTGACGTTTAATAGACATCAATCAGAGTTACTTTTCAAAGTTGTTGCAGATCGAGCAGAAAAAAGGAGCGTCATAGTTTCTACTAACTTAAAGTTTTCAGAGTGGACAACCCTATTTGAAAACGAAACAATGGTCGCTGCATTAGTTGATAGACTTACATTTAGATCTCACGTACTTAACATGAATGGCACATCATATCGCAGTGAAAACTCCGAACAAGATTTGGGTTAA
- a CDS encoding helix-turn-helix transcriptional regulator — protein MKNRLKELRESHGLTQEQLGELIGVSRQAINAIETEKYEPSIWMAFDISKVFQCSIEEIFLFEESQRKSRAQQSRGVV, from the coding sequence ATGAAAAACAGGTTAAAGGAACTAAGGGAAAGCCATGGACTTACTCAAGAGCAATTAGGTGAGCTTATCGGTGTTTCGAGGCAAGCGATTAATGCCATTGAAACAGAGAAATATGAACCTTCCATATGGATGGCCTTTGACATCAGCAAAGTATTCCAATGTTCCATTGAAGAGATATTTCTTTTTGAGGAAAGCCAGAGAAAATCCAGGGCTCAGCAAAGCAGAGGTGTGGTTTAA
- a CDS encoding VanZ family protein translates to MGQYSKQIFSWTLVLLWMGLIFYMSAQPATQSQEMSKGVVEVVVQTVERVAPSLAEQLDIRYLHHIVRKNAHFIIYLILGVLVINALNVSVVEGWKGIVFALSICILYAISDEVHQLFVPGRSGEVRDVIIDSAGSSVGIGVYLGLTNVMEKVRARGENGGIF, encoded by the coding sequence ATGGGGCAATATAGTAAACAGATATTTTCATGGACTTTAGTATTACTTTGGATGGGACTCATCTTTTACATGTCAGCCCAACCAGCAACCCAATCTCAGGAAATGAGCAAAGGTGTAGTTGAGGTTGTTGTACAGACAGTTGAAAGAGTAGCTCCAAGTTTGGCAGAGCAGTTGGATATAAGGTATTTACACCATATAGTAAGGAAGAACGCCCATTTTATTATTTACCTAATACTTGGAGTGTTGGTTATAAATGCCCTCAATGTTAGTGTAGTAGAAGGTTGGAAAGGGATAGTTTTCGCTCTATCCATATGTATACTCTATGCCATTAGTGATGAGGTTCATCAGCTATTTGTCCCTGGTAGAAGCGGGGAAGTAAGGGATGTTATAATTGATAGTGCCGGTTCCAGCGTAGGAATAGGGGTTTATTTGGGACTAACTAACGTGATGGAAAAGGTTCGAGCTAGGGGAGAGAACGGTGGTATATTTTAA
- a CDS encoding phosphotransferase, which translates to MEKLYSKEGLVCTLVDGKVLGIGNTATVYKLSNEKVLKLFNKGYPKDAVEREFSNAKMIEKMGFLKPQAYEMIKVEGQMGIIYDMVQGYSLVEWVMRTGNVEECASLMAKLHKEILDNSVDKVPDYKGLLKHDILRARNVDPVKLEKILQKLNALPEGDVLCHGDFHPGNIMISNGKPAILDFMNICRGVYLFDVARTVFLVEYTPVPNDIKDKEMLLKLKVALADSYLREMNVSRNMIQDYLDVIDVARRGECPEEERRSDNCRD; encoded by the coding sequence ATGGAAAAGTTGTATTCCAAAGAGGGGTTGGTGTGTACATTGGTAGATGGAAAAGTACTTGGTATTGGTAATACGGCAACTGTGTATAAGTTGTCTAATGAAAAAGTCCTAAAACTTTTTAACAAAGGCTATCCAAAAGATGCGGTGGAAAGAGAATTTTCTAATGCAAAGATGATAGAGAAAATGGGATTTTTAAAACCACAAGCATATGAGATGATTAAAGTTGAGGGTCAAATGGGCATCATTTATGATATGGTTCAAGGATACTCATTGGTAGAGTGGGTTATGAGAACAGGTAATGTGGAAGAATGTGCTTCACTGATGGCCAAATTGCATAAGGAAATTCTAGATAATTCCGTTGATAAAGTTCCCGATTATAAAGGGTTATTAAAGCATGATATTTTAAGAGCTCGAAATGTTGACCCTGTCAAACTAGAGAAAATATTACAGAAGCTAAATGCTTTACCAGAGGGAGATGTTCTTTGTCATGGAGACTTTCACCCAGGTAATATTATGATTTCCAATGGCAAACCTGCAATATTAGACTTTATGAACATATGTCGAGGAGTTTATTTGTTTGATGTTGCGAGAACTGTTTTTTTAGTGGAGTACACCCCCGTACCCAATGATATTAAAGATAAAGAAATGCTTCTGAAATTAAAGGTAGCACTGGCAGACTCATATCTACGGGAAATGAATGTAAGTAGAAATATGATACAGGACTATCTAGATGTCATAGATGTGGCACGTCGTGGCGAATGTCCTGAAGAAGAGAGAAGGTCTGATAACTGTAGGGATTAA
- a CDS encoding (2Fe-2S)-binding protein encodes MENEIICYCSSVSKGKILEAMANGAKSLQDIRDMTGACTLGKCKELSPTKRCCSCNIVKILNKNQ; translated from the coding sequence ATGGAAAATGAAATAATATGTTATTGCTCTAGTGTTAGTAAGGGAAAAATACTAGAAGCTATGGCAAATGGAGCAAAATCTTTACAAGACATTAGAGATATGACAGGTGCTTGCACCCTAGGTAAATGTAAAGAATTAAGTCCAACAAAGAGATGCTGTTCTTGTAATATTGTTAAGATACTGAATAAAAATCAATAG
- the def gene encoding peptide deformylase has translation MGIRQIRPFGDKILRKKSKPVDVVDDRIRKILDDMADTMYDTENGGGLAAVQVGILKRLVVIDMGEGLIKLVNPEIIRAEGVQEVIEGCLSMPNIYGKLKRPAKVKIRALNEYGQEIILEGKGDMAKCFCHEIDHLDGVLFTDLVTEYASIK, from the coding sequence ATGGGCATAAGACAAATTAGACCCTTTGGTGATAAAATCCTTAGGAAAAAAAGCAAACCAGTGGATGTAGTGGATGATAGAATAAGGAAAATATTAGACGATATGGCAGACACGATGTACGACACAGAAAATGGTGGCGGGTTAGCAGCAGTTCAAGTAGGGATACTAAAGCGCTTGGTTGTAATTGATATGGGAGAGGGGCTTATAAAGCTTGTCAATCCTGAGATTATAAGAGCCGAAGGAGTTCAGGAGGTAATTGAAGGATGTTTGAGCATGCCAAATATTTATGGAAAATTAAAAAGGCCTGCTAAAGTTAAAATCCGTGCATTAAATGAATATGGTCAAGAAATCATATTGGAGGGAAAAGGGGATATGGCAAAATGTTTTTGCCATGAGATAGATCATTTAGACGGTGTCCTATTCACTGATTTAGTTACGGAATATGCTAGCATAAAATAG
- the istA gene encoding IS21 family transposase translates to MKIEVDIYKEIRMGALRGESQRSIAKRLGISRPTVKKYYDGSSHPESRKSYERDPDIVTDEVKSFILECFDLDKRENVKKQKHTAKKIYDRLVKEKGFTGGESTIRKAVKALREEQKVPPQSNVPLSYEPGEAVQIDWGEATVYLSNEKTKLYTFCARLCYSCDIFVQVFKSANEESFLEAQQRMFDFFGGIPVRLIFDNAKVAVKEGFGIYAKPQKRYLSFSAHYAFNLDFCNPAKGNEKGLVENLVGYSRRNFLVPIPRTSNIEELNQRLWDDCLKYREKHHIAGRVHSVKTMYTEELPYLSSIPSFRFDTSKSIVATVDDYSTVRYEKNYYSVPTKYLRKEVTVKGYGNTIRVIYQNTEIAAHSRAYHSGHTQYQLEHYIDLIEKKPRSVFNAKPVKQNVTSELLKWGKELPGGNREMVKLLRLCLDYGEEYILDLKRSIPSTTAPSVDMIRTYLNKPVNVPTIKMSKEVPVEPVDLNQYDKKYGMVVH, encoded by the coding sequence GTGAAAATAGAAGTGGATATATACAAAGAAATTAGAATGGGTGCTCTTAGAGGAGAGTCTCAAAGATCCATTGCAAAAAGATTAGGAATTTCAAGACCAACGGTTAAAAAGTACTATGACGGCTCTTCTCACCCAGAGTCCAGAAAGTCATATGAAAGAGATCCGGACATAGTAACTGACGAGGTTAAATCCTTTATCTTAGAATGTTTTGACTTGGATAAAAGAGAAAATGTAAAGAAACAAAAACACACTGCTAAGAAGATTTATGATCGTCTTGTTAAGGAAAAAGGATTTACTGGTGGAGAGTCTACAATACGGAAAGCTGTTAAGGCTTTACGTGAAGAACAAAAAGTTCCTCCTCAAAGCAATGTCCCCCTATCTTATGAGCCTGGTGAAGCTGTTCAGATAGATTGGGGTGAAGCAACTGTATATCTTAGCAATGAAAAAACTAAGCTATACACTTTTTGTGCTAGGCTTTGTTACAGCTGTGATATCTTCGTCCAAGTATTCAAATCAGCTAACGAAGAATCTTTTTTGGAAGCTCAACAAAGAATGTTTGACTTCTTCGGTGGTATCCCAGTTCGCCTTATTTTTGATAATGCTAAGGTGGCGGTAAAAGAAGGCTTTGGAATTTATGCTAAACCACAGAAACGATATCTCTCATTTAGCGCTCACTACGCCTTCAATCTTGACTTTTGCAATCCTGCTAAAGGGAATGAAAAAGGGCTAGTTGAAAACTTAGTGGGATATTCAAGGAGAAACTTCCTAGTCCCAATTCCTAGGACTTCAAATATCGAAGAATTGAACCAAAGACTTTGGGATGATTGTTTGAAATATAGAGAAAAGCACCATATAGCCGGTCGAGTTCATTCTGTAAAAACAATGTATACAGAAGAGTTGCCTTACCTTAGTTCCATACCCTCATTCCGCTTTGATACTAGTAAATCAATCGTAGCGACCGTAGATGATTATTCAACGGTACGCTATGAAAAGAATTATTATTCAGTGCCTACTAAATATCTAAGAAAAGAAGTAACAGTCAAGGGCTATGGAAATACAATTCGAGTGATATACCAAAATACTGAGATTGCTGCACACAGTAGAGCATATCACTCTGGGCACACTCAATATCAGCTAGAGCACTACATTGACTTAATTGAGAAAAAGCCAAGATCTGTATTTAACGCAAAGCCTGTTAAACAGAATGTAACAAGCGAACTTCTTAAATGGGGAAAAGAACTGCCAGGTGGTAATAGGGAAATGGTTAAACTTTTACGCCTCTGTCTAGACTATGGCGAAGAGTATATCCTTGATTTAAAAAGGTCTATACCTAGCACCACAGCACCTTCCGTAGATATGATAAGGACTTATTTAAATAAACCCGTTAATGTACCAACCATTAAAATGAGTAAAGAGGTCCCTGTAGAACCAGTAGATCTTAATCAATATGATAAAAAATATGGAATGGTGGTGCATTAA
- a CDS encoding transposase produces MPRKPRIEYPGAFYHVMCRGNNGEFNLRDDEDKELYLFLIEKYKERYYFKIYAYCIMDNHVHMLIV; encoded by the coding sequence ATGCCAAGGAAACCTAGAATCGAGTATCCAGGAGCATTTTACCACGTTATGTGTAGAGGGAATAACGGGGAGTTTAATCTCCGTGACGATGAAGATAAGGAATTATACCTATTCCTTATTGAAAAATATAAAGAACGTTATTACTTTAAGATATATGCTTATTGTATAATGGATAACCATGTACACATGCTTATAGTGTAA
- the galE gene encoding UDP-glucose 4-epimerase GalE, translating to MNILVTGGLGFIGSHTVVELIKNNHEVIIADNLINSKIEVLDKLSTITGIKPTFYQIDVTDEANVEEIFNNHKINGVIHFAGLKAVGESVSKPIEYYYNNLVSTMVLSKMCVKYGVGKFVFSSSATVYGDQPSPLKEDMELKKTTNPYGETKAMSERILTDISIANPNFSVSLLRYFNPVGAHESGLIGEDPNGIPNNLMPFVTKVAKGQLQKLSVFGNDYDTIDGTGVRDYIHVVDLAKGHVKAIENLKNGIKIYNLGTGRGTSVLELVNTFMKVNDIIVPYEIVGRRPGDISISFADASKAENNLGWKAELGIDEMVRDAWRFEQNNK from the coding sequence ATGAACATATTAGTAACCGGAGGCCTAGGCTTTATTGGCAGCCATACGGTAGTAGAACTTATTAAAAACAACCATGAAGTGATCATCGCTGATAACCTTATAAACTCAAAGATTGAAGTGCTGGACAAGCTATCTACCATAACGGGCATTAAACCAACTTTCTATCAGATCGATGTGACGGATGAAGCAAATGTAGAGGAAATCTTTAATAATCATAAAATTAATGGTGTAATTCACTTCGCTGGCCTTAAGGCAGTAGGTGAGTCTGTTTCCAAGCCAATTGAGTATTATTATAATAATCTGGTAAGTACGATGGTACTTAGCAAGATGTGTGTGAAGTATGGAGTTGGTAAATTTGTCTTCAGTTCATCTGCAACGGTGTATGGTGACCAGCCATCTCCACTTAAAGAAGACATGGAGCTTAAGAAAACCACCAATCCATATGGTGAAACGAAGGCGATGAGCGAGAGGATATTGACAGACATTTCAATAGCAAATCCTAATTTTTCAGTTAGTCTATTAAGATATTTCAATCCAGTTGGTGCTCATGAGAGTGGACTGATTGGAGAGGATCCTAATGGCATTCCAAATAATCTGATGCCCTTTGTTACTAAAGTTGCTAAGGGACAGTTACAGAAGTTAAGTGTATTTGGAAATGACTATGATACAATAGATGGGACAGGCGTTCGTGATTATATCCATGTTGTTGATCTCGCTAAAGGCCATGTGAAGGCTATTGAGAATCTTAAAAATGGCATTAAGATCTATAATCTTGGAACCGGCAGAGGCACTTCAGTTTTAGAACTTGTCAACACCTTTATGAAGGTCAATGATATTATTGTTCCTTATGAGATAGTCGGAAGACGTCCGGGCGATATTTCGATCAGCTTCGCTGATGCCAGCAAAGCTGAGAATAATCTAGGCTGGAAGGCTGAACTTGGGATTGACGAAATGGTCAGAGATGCGTGGAGATTTGAACAGAACAATAAGTAA
- a CDS encoding caspase family protein — MRAALIVGINYYQSGSPLFGCVNDAYSVKSILERNDGGGVNFDCEIMTGTGPTDLVSRADLKDNIEELFKKDIEVVLFYFAGHGHIESSGGYIMASDSRRGDEGVSLSEIITYANNSPAKNKIIILDSCHSGIAGSDVSSPQVANINEGVTVLTASTKDQYASEENGRGVFTTLLVDALSGSAANLIGEVTPGSIYAHIDQSLGAWEQRPVFKTNVKQFVSLRKVAPPISLDDLRLIAEYFPDAGYEFKLDPTYEPEMKGRDQDMPDPIEENTEIFAILQKYNRLNLLVPVDAKHMWNAAMESKSCRLTALGEHYRRLVQKERI; from the coding sequence ATGAGAGCTGCACTTATTGTAGGTATAAACTATTATCAAAGTGGTTCACCATTGTTTGGTTGTGTCAATGATGCCTATTCTGTGAAATCGATACTTGAAAGAAACGATGGAGGCGGTGTTAATTTCGATTGTGAAATTATGACGGGTACTGGACCAACTGATTTAGTATCTAGAGCAGATTTGAAAGATAATATCGAGGAATTATTTAAGAAAGACATTGAAGTTGTATTATTTTATTTTGCAGGACATGGCCATATAGAATCATCAGGCGGTTACATAATGGCTAGTGATTCAAGAAGGGGTGATGAAGGAGTATCTCTTTCTGAAATTATAACTTATGCGAATAATTCACCAGCAAAAAATAAAATTATTATTTTGGATAGTTGTCATTCAGGAATTGCTGGTTCAGACGTATCAAGTCCTCAAGTGGCTAATATAAATGAAGGAGTTACAGTATTAACTGCCTCAACAAAAGATCAATACGCATCAGAAGAAAATGGAAGAGGAGTATTTACAACACTTTTAGTTGATGCATTAAGTGGAAGTGCTGCTAATTTAATTGGAGAAGTAACTCCCGGCAGCATATATGCACATATTGATCAGTCATTAGGAGCCTGGGAGCAAAGACCGGTATTCAAAACAAATGTTAAACAATTTGTGTCCCTAAGAAAAGTTGCACCTCCGATATCATTGGACGATTTAAGATTAATCGCTGAATATTTTCCTGATGCTGGATATGAGTTTAAACTTGATCCTACTTATGAGCCAGAGATGAAGGGCCGAGATCAAGACATGCCAGATCCGATTGAAGAAAATACAGAAATATTCGCAATCTTACAGAAGTATAATAGATTAAATTTATTGGTTCCAGTTGATGCAAAACATATGTGGAATGCTGCGATGGAGAGTAAATCGTGTCGACTTACAGCTTTGGGAGAACATTATCGACGTCTTGTTCAAAAAGAGAGAATTTAG
- a CDS encoding EcsC family protein, giving the protein MKLSSTELLELRKVKIWEKNYIEKNQNKILAKSGQFISNSLDKVSKASPEYVRKLSGKVTEATQTALVGCMDAGQDLVKYTYDKDKAVKRFKNDGVSSLKDLVKVDVSKLDELARGVVFENKVAGGVEGFVMGLGDITAAIIDIPIFFTLTFRVMQQIAAIYGYDPEDPIEKLYMIKLLSFGTAVKTSGKIAIQAELQMLRIAIKRFSFMKLEEIGGKYAVIIAARNVGKNVGKRLTRKTLLKGIPMVGGVFGGFFNYGFIKDIAEVANMMYKKRYLEDKLETEILFDSLA; this is encoded by the coding sequence ATGAAGTTAAGTAGTACTGAACTGCTAGAATTAAGAAAGGTTAAGATATGGGAAAAGAATTATATTGAAAAAAATCAGAATAAAATACTAGCAAAGAGTGGCCAATTTATTTCAAACTCTCTAGATAAAGTTTCAAAGGCTAGTCCTGAGTATGTGAGAAAATTATCTGGTAAGGTTACTGAAGCTACACAAACTGCGCTGGTAGGTTGTATGGACGCGGGTCAAGATTTGGTTAAGTATACGTACGATAAAGATAAGGCTGTTAAGAGATTTAAGAATGACGGAGTTTCTTCTTTAAAAGACTTAGTTAAAGTCGATGTTTCTAAATTGGATGAGTTAGCTAGAGGCGTTGTGTTTGAGAACAAGGTGGCTGGAGGAGTTGAGGGATTTGTAATGGGACTAGGTGATATTACTGCGGCTATAATTGACATTCCGATATTCTTCACTCTGACTTTTAGAGTAATGCAACAGATAGCAGCAATTTATGGCTATGACCCAGAAGACCCTATAGAAAAACTATATATGATTAAGCTTCTATCTTTTGGAACAGCAGTAAAAACTAGTGGGAAAATTGCAATACAGGCGGAGTTGCAAATGCTCAGAATAGCCATAAAAAGGTTCTCATTTATGAAGTTAGAGGAAATTGGAGGTAAATATGCTGTAATTATTGCAGCAAGAAATGTAGGGAAAAATGTAGGTAAAAGGCTCACTCGTAAAACATTACTAAAAGGGATTCCAATGGTAGGCGGAGTATTTGGAGGTTTTTTTAACTACGGCTTCATTAAGGACATAGCTGAGGTAGCGAATATGATGTACAAAAAAAGGTATTTGGAGGATAAGTTAGAGACAGAGATACTATTTGACTCTTTAGCATAG
- a CDS encoding SEC-C metal-binding domain-containing protein: MNQVIDYIMSLTNLYGLVHKDKVLEICNIQNDEKIDLEVIDKIMKEAPEMLAKNFVEINGDYFVSETIMEFDEFETQLMQRKGKPFYIPKKEELLKYKNETYFEVPKEYEDLLSYIANNLTDGDEHFAEILCEDIQGICQFAFSVSTIFDIFNRNEISFKSEKQISELMELVMKLANNTRLWENNGHTPNEIFEKIEKPNLRPLPKERFPGFMNFEEMDTTNKKSGPKKVGRNEPCPCDSGKKYKKCCGK; the protein is encoded by the coding sequence ATGAACCAAGTAATAGATTACATTATGTCGCTAACGAACTTATATGGACTAGTACATAAGGATAAGGTTTTAGAGATTTGCAATATTCAAAATGATGAGAAGATAGATTTGGAAGTAATAGACAAAATAATGAAAGAAGCACCAGAGATGCTTGCCAAAAACTTTGTTGAAATTAACGGGGACTACTTTGTTAGTGAAACTATAATGGAGTTTGATGAATTTGAGACTCAGTTAATGCAGCGTAAGGGGAAGCCTTTTTACATACCAAAGAAGGAGGAGCTTTTAAAGTATAAAAACGAAACCTACTTTGAGGTTCCCAAGGAGTATGAGGATTTACTTAGTTACATAGCTAATAACTTAACTGATGGCGATGAGCATTTCGCAGAAATATTGTGTGAAGACATTCAGGGAATATGCCAATTTGCTTTTTCTGTTAGCACTATATTTGATATTTTTAATAGGAATGAAATTAGTTTTAAAAGCGAGAAGCAAATTTCAGAACTGATGGAATTAGTAATGAAACTTGCCAATAATACAAGACTTTGGGAAAATAACGGGCATACACCAAATGAGATATTTGAAAAGATAGAAAAGCCTAATTTAAGGCCGCTTCCTAAAGAACGATTCCCTGGCTTTATGAACTTCGAGGAAATGGATACCACAAATAAAAAGAGTGGACCAAAAAAAGTAGGTAGAAACGAACCATGTCCTTGTGATAGTGGGAAGAAATATAAAAAATGCTGCGGAAAGTAA
- a CDS encoding TIR domain-containing protein, which yields MGTKKVVFIAFAIEDERQRDFLKGQSLNTNSPFEYVDMSVKEPYATDWKDRVRTRIKRSDGVIVLVSKNSLSSSGQKWEIKCAKEEKKKILGVWAYKDDRTNIEGVNTKVWTWDNITNFIDSL from the coding sequence ATGGGAACGAAAAAAGTGGTTTTTATTGCTTTTGCAATAGAGGATGAAAGACAAAGAGATTTTTTAAAAGGACAGTCATTAAATACAAATTCTCCATTTGAATATGTAGATATGTCTGTGAAAGAACCTTATGCAACTGATTGGAAAGATAGGGTGAGAACTAGAATTAAAAGGTCGGATGGTGTTATAGTATTGGTGAGTAAAAATTCTCTTAGCTCAAGTGGTCAAAAATGGGAAATCAAGTGTGCTAAAGAAGAGAAGAAAAAAATATTAGGTGTATGGGCATATAAAGATGACAGAACTAACATTGAAGGAGTAAATACAAAAGTTTGGACTTGGGATAATATAACTAATTTTATTGATAGTTTATAG